The region tggttttcccagtagtgatgtatggaagtgagagctggaccataaagaaggctgatcgccgaagaattgatgcttttgaattatggtgctggaggagactcttgagagtcccatggactgcaagaagatcaaacctatccattcttaaggaaatcagccctgagtgctccctggaaggacagatcgtgaagctgaggctccaatactttggccacctcatgagaagagaagaatccttggaaaagaccctgatgttgggaaagattgagggcactaggagaaggggacgacagaggacaagatggttggacagtgttctcgaagctacgaacatgagtttgaccaaactgcgggaggcagtgcaagacaggagtgcctggcgtgctatggtccatggggtcacgaagagtcggacacgactaaacgactaaacaacaacaactctgggatTGAATGGTCTTGGGAGGATCCTTGGGAGAGACAAGGGGGGCTTGAGGACTTCATAACCTAGTACACTGTAACAGTAAAGGCAGCACTTTTTCtctagaaaagaggtgccagaacctcACCGCCCCCACACGCTGCGAGTCCTTCCACGGCAGGCTGTTGCTGCACTCATAGCAATAGGGATAAATGACTTGGGGAGGAACAACCAGGTAcgcaaatataggatgggggacacctggcttgagagcagtacatgtgaaaaggatctcggggtcttggtggaccacaagtttaacatgagcccacagtgtgatgcagcagcataaacaaaaaacaaaatcctgctattctaggctgcatcaacagaattctagtgtccagatgaagggaagtaatagtcccactctattctgccttggtcagacctcacctggaatactatgcccagttctgggcaccacaagttaagaaggatgtcgacaagctggaaggtggttAGGATGCCCTTCCCTAATGGACTATCACACTAGGGAATGTGGTGGGATGAAGAGCTGGGTGCTGGAGATACCTAATGCCCCATCAGGTGTGGTCCTGGTCTCCTTAAAGGTGGGGGTAAGGAGACTCCTCTGAAGGAAACCCTCCTTGGATATCTAAATTACTACAAGAAGGGAAAggaattggagcaaacataaGCAGCCTTGTCTTGTAAGCTTGGCCCTGCTCTTCTCCCTTTTGGCAGCTTCGAGCTTATTCCAGCCACACTGTCTACCAAATCTGCAACTGTTTCTGCCAGCCCATTAATAGCCTGGCcagcaatctggctgctgcattttggacagTGATTTTTCCAAGTGGGGCTGGATCTGGTGCGCAGAGTGCAGGGAGTTCAAACTGGGCTCTGCCAAGTGAAGTGAAAGCAAAAGAGGCGAAGGCTCAGGGAGCTCAAGTTCACAGCCGGTCCAGGCCACTTGCAAGGAAGGTTTCTCTCCAGCCAGAGCCTTTCCCAGAAAGGGAGAGATTTCCACATCCCACGCTACAAGTGCTTTGGGTTTTCTGGTCAGGGATgtctatacatacatacatacatacatacatacatacatacatacatacatacatacattggaGAAAGCAATAATTTCATAAAATGATCATTTTGATTATTCCATTGACTTTTTAGTTTATGGCCAAGCCAAACTGAAAAGGTCTCTACCTGCCTTTTACAGTACAGAACTAGCTGCTTTTAGGGACTGTATGTCGTGAATGTCCGTTCCAAAACACTGAAAAGGATAAATTGTTATGGGCTCTATGGTGGTCAAATTATGCCTGAAAAGAGAATCGGCTAGACAGGGCAATTGGGATTAATCTTGAATTGCTTTGCAGACAGATGGAGAAGGGTATTGGGAGACATTTAATGAAGAGGAAAAGTAGTCAAAGTCTTAATAAAGAAAGACACTGGAAATGGTTACATGaaaatggatgctttagctgagattcctgcattgcagggggttggactagattactctagggggttgtgacaaattgaagcactgttggaatgtttattcctacccggctggcaaagagttaacccacctccagcttgactgacatagaactctgatgggggcgggactgtgcccagtttaaaaggagggagtgtcggtttggtcagttaggagggagagggaggagggtgtggtggcttgtatgaagaaagtgaagaggctaggaaaacttaaagttaaatgtttgactgagtttttttttccttgtacaactggaacaaggcaaataaatacatgaaacgttaaagaaacacttatgcttttaacacaataaaatttcatctctgttttgccaaaaaggtccgtctttattttccagcgaggtaccaggactcaagAGGtaccgtggtggctcaagagagggcaaaactcacctcaggcagggaggtggcagtttgtgtcctggagcTACACGGAGgcggcttagaagggtaacctgaggtgccaagaagttgccagagtgaaaagggcaaacttttacaggggggaatcaaactgagggagaccctttactgtaggcaagaggttattccatcagacagcctagagtttcttaaggtaccaggccacgtaagctggaaggctctccttactaagaaacccactagtaaaaggggtttatttttgaggcggcaggagaagagggtgggtgttttcccctctggattcctgtgtcgcagtgatagtaagagagagtgggacactggTCGTcacaggggtcccttccaactctacaacgctatgagtctatgaaataaaccacagtctctgaagtgcctcatttccaaaggaaacaaaaatctGGGCAAGTGCCTAGACcactggaatctcacactgctgtggagactggggtggcatcTAACAGTAGAGTCACATTCAAGAACAGCTATGGGGAAGGACTGCAGGTGATAGGTTGGAAGACAGAATAACATGGGCAGTTCTATATTGGACAGAATCGTTTCCCATTCTTGTCAAGAACAGCAAGAGTTTGAGAACCAATAATCTGTGGGGCACCAGACCTTATGTGGAGAGGGTCACAAGGCCTTGACTCGAGACACAGCCGCCCAGCATGGTTTCAAAAATACCTTGCCCATTGTGACCGAGTCTCAGTTAACATTGGAACAGTGTTAGTAGAAGTGACACCTGCTCAAGGAATATATGTGaagcaagaaataaaatataaaaaaatccttccagtagcaccttaagagaccaactaagtttataccaatgacaaacttagttggtctctaaggtgctactggaaggaattattttatttcttgtttcgactacatcagaccaacatggctacctacctgtaataataataataataataataataataaatttttatttataccccgccctccccagtcaaaaaccgggctcagggcggctaggAATATATGTGAGACACTGATTAAAAAATTCCAATTGGTCAAGATCTGTTGATATGTCCACATGGCATGGAGGAAAGTGTCAGACGCCTGTCATTGGGATGAGTTGTGTTGTTCAGAATCTTGGTTcaatctaagccaggggtccccaaacgtaCCTGGCTTTGGGCTGGTGTCCTCCGCACCATTGGCGCGACGGGCTGGAgagcgggggagtgcacgcccgtgcgcatgcgcagacgctaTTTATGGTGCACATGCGGGTTGAAAacgtgccggaaatagcttgtgtgcatgtgcatgggcctcttctgacccggaagtgcaccggaaatgatgcttgtacatgcacacaagctatttccggcactttttctgacccggaagtgggcagctgcgacGCGCCATGCCGGTAAGAGCGGATGGCAGCAGtggggtcgttgcgggccggataaaagaggcctttgggccgcatccggcccgcaggccttagtttggggaaccctgatctaAGCCTTTTTCCATGCGTCAGGTGTGTGCAGATGAGGACTGGGGTTGGCTAAAGTAAATAAATTGTGCTTGCTGTTGCTCCCAACCACCTTTGAGTACAATGAACACAAAACTCTTTCTTCCTCGTGGATACAATTATTTGCTCCTTGCATCCTCTCGGAATGTACTTTGAATTGAAGGAGGAGAGCAGCAAGGGAACCCCCAACTTACCCTTCTCCCAGAGAGAAGCCAGAAACTTCTGGCTCTTCTGGGAGCTGTCCTGTGTCTGGTCAGGAGATACCAGGAAGAGCTTCAAACTGACACCACCGCCATCCTGGACATGCTGAGGATGGAAGTGGTGCTCAGGAGCACCACAAATTTGTAAAGTATAGGCTGTTGAAGCACATGAATTGCTTGCCAACTTTTCCAAAGAAAAATTCAGCATTTTGGGCTGCCTCATCAGTGTTGCCACATCGTTCTTTGCCCTCTCCCCAGAGGTGACATTCAAAACCTTTGCCCATGACTTGCACCTCACAGATCTGGGTACATAGAATAAGAAATATTGGGCACAGGGTGTTTTATGAGACAAAGTCCACTTCTTTGCTGGGTTGACAAATACACTAATGCAATCTTTACTCTCATACTAATTAAAGTCTTCTAAAATCAAATTTGTACACAGCCattgatatggcttctccccacTATGAATTCTCTGGTGTTGACAGAGGTTTGTGCTTATattaaagctcttcccacattccaagcactgatatggttccTCCgatgtatgaattatttgatgggcagtgagactttctttccgactgaagctctttccacattccaagcactgatagggtttctctcccgtatgaattctttgatgggaagtgagactttcctTCCGGCTAAAgtactttccacattccaagcattgataggGTTTTTCCCCACTGTGAgatctttgatgggaagtgagatgggcactctgactgaagctctttccacattccaagcactgatagggtttctcccctgtatgaattctttgatgggaaatgagacttTTCTTCCaggtgaagcactttccacattcttgGCATTGAAATGCTTTCTCCCCAAGGTGACTACTTTCATGATTATGAAAGTTTGTGCTTGTATTACAGctgtttccacattccaagcactgatatggtttctcccatGTATGActtatttgatgggaaatgagacttttctttcgactgaagctcttcccacattccaggcattgatATGGTTTTgtccctgtatgaattctttgatgggaagtgacatTTTCCTtccggctgaagctctttccacactccaagcactgatagggtttctcccctgtatgaattctaagatgggaagtgagactttcctTCCGAGTGAAGCTATTTCCACACTCTTggcattgatatggtttctccccgctgtgagttctttgatgggaagtaagaTGGGagttccgactgaagctctttccacactccaagcactgatagggtttctcccctgtatgaattctttgatgggaagtgagactttcctTCCGAGTGAAGCtgcttccacattccaagcactgatagagtGTCTTCCCAATGGGATTTATTTTACAGGAAGTAGAACGGGAGCTCTCACTCAGGCTCTCTCCAGAATCCCAAACTTCATATAGATTCTCCACTGGATGGCTTTTGTCATGGTCTCCCCTGTTCttaatttccaattcatcaccacctgCAATGAAGAGATAAACAGTTTAGAACCTCAGGAATAAATGGAGGCCCCAGCTATTGAGCAATTCTCATGAACACCTGTGATAGAGGAAGAATTGAAGGGAATCATATGTGAGTTCTTACTACAGGGTTCACTACCTTTGTTTGAAAAGCCTAGCTCTTTtctgggatggattttgtttggcccaaTCAAGGAATCCGCTCCATTTCCAAGGTCAGTCATCCCTTTGCTCAATCAAAAACAGACAAaagcaaaaaccaaaaaacctgaCAGAAGCTTCTTCAACTTCCCTAACAACTCTGAAGCCTAGGCAATTCAGACCAGCCCGATCATCGTTTAAAAAGGAATAAATGGAGGAAGAATATTTGCAGACCAAACAGTAGATAGCCCTCCATTCTAAATGTGCTGCAGCAGCGTCAGAAAAGCAGGTGGCCCTGTTGAGCTCCATCAAAATACAGGAAGTTCATCACATATAGATACGTATTGAATTTCAAAACAGACATCATGATCCAACAGGGAGCCTTACTGAGAGAGTTCATgatcccacaattctcctccatgacttccttatgcagagctctctggtcaggatccagcaaagCCCACTCCTCAACTGTGAAATGAACagctacatcttcaaagcacaccggaccctaaaaaaaagaagaaaaatgtcttGCTCTCAGACAGCATGAAGATTATCTTCTACACATTGTTACGTTGTTTTCTGCCTGTTTGttgctgtgctgttttaatgggattgtttggCTGCAGATTTTAAGTCTGGGTGCTGATTGTAACATGTTACTGGAAttcttttattgtgtatttttatgATGGGTATTAATCTTTGTGCAAATGGGTGGAACTCCACGCTGTGCTCTTCAAATCAGGTATTCCAGTTGGCCAGACACAAGGattccctctctcttctcctcaccccatgtgctgttctggggaggGATACCCCCAGATGCCCCAAAGCCGACCTCAAGGAGCATGCAGGGGGgcacagggagggggaggagacagTGGGAAAACCCCATTGTGCAACTGATGGGACTGGTTAAGTGAACCCTGGCAACTGTTTTCTATGGCTTCTCAAAGGCTTAGATGCCTATTTTAACATCCCATGATAAATATATAAGCAAAACTACAGCAATTGATAAATAATACTTGCAACATTCAGAAGGCTAAGCTAAACTGAGGCGGTTGTTCATTATTCTCAGCGCATAAACCTTGAATAGCATGTTCAGGGCAGTTTTCCTCCTACCTGGTCTGGTTCCACAGCCACCGTTTCCCCTCCACCACAATGAAAAGATGAATGAGGAGGTCTTACCGGCATCCTTCCGTCACCTGACAAAGGTAAGTGGGAAGACATTAGTGCATGCTTTTCTCAGAGGTGAAGCTGTGTATCTCTAACGACAAATAGTcatcatgggagacttcaacttcCCGGATATCTGCTGGGACTCAAACTCTGCCACAAGCGTAAGGTCgggcaaattcctgcattgcctcgctggcaatttcatttcccagaaggtggaagaaccaacaaggggatcatctatcttggatCTGGTCCTCACCAATAGGGGGGAACTGATTGATGAAGTGGAAGTGCTCAGaatcttgggaggaagtgatcatgttctcctgggtttcaggatacGGAGGCTGAGTGTAGTCCGACACACATGCTGGACTTTAAGGCGGCCAATTTCGAAAAGCTGAAGGAGTTACTGGGTGTGATCCTGAGGTCAGAAAtgctcaaagagaagggagtccaagctGGATGGAAGTTtgaaaagaataaatattgaaggcccaaatgcagacaatacgaacaagaaagaaaagtgggaggcaatTAAGATGTGGCTGCGTAAGGAGCTTACGGATGAGCAgagagttaagaagggcatgaatggaagaaaggggaaatcacaaaggaggaatatacacaagtagccaacagttgcagggggaaagtcaggCTGGCTAACGCTTagaatgagttacaggtaggtagccgtgttggtctctgagtcgaagcaaaataaaaaaattccttcagtagcaccttaaagaccaactaagtttatgttttggtatgagctttcgtgtgcatgcacacttcttcagatgcttagaatgagctcaggcttgcaagaaaggttaaaaataataataataaggtttcTTTGACCATGTCCAAAGtaaaaggaagaacaagcaagtggtaggcgTGGAGAAGATGGGGAAAAGCTATTGGGTGGCAGAGAAAAGacggaactgctcaacaccttctttgcttctgtcttcacccaaaaggaaagagatgcccagcctggtgataacagaataaatgatgtaaggagggagctgcagcccagataggaaaagaggtagtaagggaacaaCTAGCTACTTTAAATTAATTCAGATCTCAAGGGCTTGATGAACTGCACCCAAGGGTgctaaagtaaggttaccagatgtccccgtttcccagggacagtccccggatttacaaatcagtcccctgacaaaatccatctatttagtaggaagttgaaaagtgtcccggattcattgaaaaaaatctggtaaccttatgctaaAGGAGCTcgcagatgtaatctcagagtctattatctttgagaattattggagaacaggtgaggtccctatagactggaggtgggcaaatgttgtccacATCTTCTAAAAGCGGGGAAAGGAAGGTAATGACtgaccggtgagcttgacatcaataaCAGGGAAGGTcccagaacagataattcaacagtcggtctgtgagcctttagaaaaggatgctgtgattactaagacccagcatgagtttctaaaaaaaaagttatgccaGACCAATCGATTTCTTTtttatggaattacaaacttggtggatcagggaaatgttgTGGACATAGTGTTTCTTCTTTTCAGTAAGgctttgacaaagtcccccatgatattctcatgaggaagctggtaaaatgtgggttgaatgaggtaactgttaggtggatttgtagctggttgactgactgaacccaaagaggacTCATGAATGgctcctcgtcatcctggaaaatagtgacaagtggggtgctgcagggttctgtcctgggcaagttgttgtttaacatttttataaatgacaaggatgaaggaattgaggggatgctaatcaaatttgcagattacaccaaagtgggaggggtagctaatgccacagaagacagaatcagaattcgaaatgaccttaacagattggagaactgggcgcaagctacaaaatgaatttcaacagcgacaaatgtaaggttctgcacttaggcaggaagaaccagatgcacaaatataccACAGgatggggacacctggcttactagcagcacatgtgaaaaggatctcagggtcttggtggaccacaagcttaacatgagtcaacagtgtgatgctattctaggctgcttcaaaagaagtatagtgtccagatcaagggaagtaatagtaccactctattctgacttagaccacacttggaatactgtgtttaattctgggcactacaatttaagaattGTGTTGActagctggaacatgtgcagagaagggcaaccaagatgatcaaggacagtgtcaggggattgttgcgactactctagagtaacgacgctccgcatgcttgtctttcagcagtctTTATtttgtgcagact is a window of Zootoca vivipara chromosome 12, rZooViv1.1, whole genome shotgun sequence DNA encoding:
- the LOC118092289 gene encoding zinc finger protein 883; protein product: MDEQDSSGTEAGKVSAFKIGSRFWENSVQKILGEEDTLCSDVQSQQFRQFCYQEAKGPREVCNRLYHLDCQWLKPESHTKAQMLDLVILEQFLAVLPLEMESWVRECGAETSSQAVALAEGFLLSQAEERKQVEKQEKDLFAEMGPDSFGAEKTQLSTRKLTLGDGRMPVRPPHSSFHCGGGETVAVEPDQGPVCFEDVAVHFTVEEWALLDPDQRALHKEVMEENCGIMNSLSGDELEIKNRGDHDKSHPVENLYEVWDSGESLSESSRSTSCKINPIGKTLYQCLECGSSFTRKESLTSHQRIHTGEKPYQCLECGKSFSRNSHLTSHQRTHSGEKPYQCQECGNSFTRKESLTSHLRIHTGEKPYQCLECGKSFSRKENVTSHQRIHTGTKPYQCLECGKSFSRKKSLISHQISHTWEKPYQCLECGNSCNTSTNFHNHESSHLGEKAFQCQECGKCFTWKKSLISHQRIHTGEKPYQCLECGKSFSQSAHLTSHQRSHSGEKPYQCLECGKYFSRKESLTSHQRIHTGEKPYQCLECGKSFSRKESLTAHQIIHTSEEPYQCLECGKSFNISTNLCQHQRIHSGEKPYQWLCTNLILEDFN